The following coding sequences lie in one Pseudorca crassidens isolate mPseCra1 chromosome 2, mPseCra1.hap1, whole genome shotgun sequence genomic window:
- the RAP1GAP gene encoding rap1 GTPase-activating protein 1 isoform X1, with product MSGRKRSFTFGAYGGVDKSFTPHRSAWRSDGQNQRFPQALDLPRVDLAPSQTASLHPKNTDLFEMIEKMQGSRMDEQRCSFPPPLKTEEDYIPYPSVHEVLGREGPFPLILLPQFGGYWIEGTNHEITSIPETEPLQSPTAKVKLECNPTARIYRKHFLGKEHFNYYSLDTALGHLVFSLKYDVIGDQEHLRLLLRAKCRTYHDVIPISCLTEFPNVVQMAKLVCEDVNVDRFYPVLYPKASRLIVTFDEHVISNNFKFGVIYQKLGQTSEEELFSTNEESPAFVEFLEFLGQKVKLQDFKGFRGGLDVTHGQTGTESVYCNFRNKEIMFHVSTKLPYTEGDAQQLQRKRHIGNDIVAVVFQDENTPFVPDMIASNFLHAYVVVQAESGGPDGPLYKVSVTARDDVPFFGPPLPDPAVFRKGPEFQEFLLTKLINAEYACYKAEKFAKLEERTRAALLETLYEELHIHSQSMMGLGGDEDKMENGGGGGGFFESFKRVIRSRSQSMDAMGLSNKKPNTVSTSHSGSFAPNNPDLAKAAGISLLIPGKSASRFGRRGSAIGIGTVEESLIVPGKSPTRKKSGPFGSRRSSAIGIENIQEVQEKRPGAESPRCPHVPRRESPPAGQKTPDSGHVSQEPKSENSSTQSSPEMPTTKNRAETAAQRAEVLKDFSRSSSSASSFASVVEEAEGVDGDDTGLESVSSSGTPHKRDSFIYSTWLEDSVSTTSGGSSPGPSRSPHPDAGKSGDPACPEIKIQLEASEQHMPQLGC from the exons ATGAGCGGCCGGAAGCGCAGCTTCACCTTCGGGGCCTACGGAGG GGTGGACAAGTCCTTCACCCCTCACCGGAGTGCGTG gagGAGTGATGGGCAGAACCAGCGCTTCCCTCAGGCACTAGACCTGCCACGAGTGGACTTAGCTCCCTCCCAGACTGCTTCACTCCACCCTAAG AACACAGATCTGTTTGAGATGATTGAAAAGATGCAG GGAAGCAGGATGGATGAACAGCGATGCTCCTTCCCACCACCCCTCAAA ACGGAGGAGGACTACATTCCCTACCCGAGCGTCCACGAG GTCCTGGGGCGAGAAGGGCCCTTCCCCCTCATCCTGCTGCCCCAGTTTGGGGGCTACTGGATTGAAGGCACCAATCACGAAATCACCAGCATCCCGGAGACAGAGCCGCTGCAGTCACCCACGGCCAAGGTGAAGCTGGAATGCAACCCCACCGCCCGCATCTACCGCAAGCACTTTCTTGGCAAG GAGCATTTTAATTACTACTCACTGGACACCGCCCTGGGCCACCTTGTCTTCTCACTCAAGTATGATGTCATCGGGGACCAGGAACACCTGCGTCTGCTGCTCAg GGCCAAGTGCCGGACATACCATGACGTCATCCCCATCTCCTGCCTCACTGAGTTCCCCAACGTGGTCCAGATGGCAAAG CTGGTGTGTGAAGACGTGAATGTGGATCGATTCTATCCTGTGCTCTACCCCAAG GCCTCCCGCCTCATTGTCACCTTCGACGAGCATGTCATCAGCAATAACTTCAAGTTCGGAGTCATTTATCAGAAGCTTGGGCAG ACCTCCGAGGAAGAACTCTTCAGCACCAACGAGGAGAGCCCCGCCTTCGTGGAGTTCCTCGAATTCCTTGGCCAGAAGGTCAAACTGCAGGACTTTAAGGG GTTCCGAGGAGGCCTGGACGTGACCCACGGGCAGACGGGAACCGAGTCTGTGTACTGCAACTTCCGCAACAAGGAGATCATGTTTCACGTGTCCACCAAGCTGCCCTACACAGAAGGGGACGCCCAGCAG TTGCAGCGGAAGCGGCACATCGGGAACGACATCGTGGCTGTGGTCTTCCAGGACGAGAACACGCCCTTTGTGCCGGACATGATTGCATCCAACTTTCTGCATGCCTATGTGGTGGTGCAGGCCGAGAGTGGGGGCCCCGATGGCCCCCTGTACAAG GTCTCCGTCACTGCGAGAGACGATGTGCCCTTCTTCGGGCCACCCCTCCCGGACCCTGCTGTGTTCAGGAAG GGGCCTGAGTTCCAGGAATTTTTGCTGACAAAACTGATCAATGCTGAATACGCTTGCTACAAGGCAGAGAAGTTTGCCAAACTAGAG GAGCGGACACGGGCCGCCCTCCTGGAGACGCTCTATGAGGAACTGCACATCCACAGCCAGTCCATGATGGGCCTGGGTGGAGACGAGGACAAGATGGAGaacggcggcgggggcggcggcttCTTCGAGTCCTTCAAG CGGGTCATCCGGAGCCGCAGCCAGTCCATGGATGCCATGGGGCTGAGCAACAAGAAGCCCAACACGGTGTCCACCAGCCACAGCGGGAGCTTTGCGCCCAACAACCCGGACCTGGCCAAGGCGGCTGGAATA TCATTGCTTATTCCTGGGAAAAGTGCGAGTAGATTCGGACGCCGGGGCAGTGCCATAGGCATAGGAACCGTGGAAGAG TCCCTGATTGTCCCTGGAAAGAGCCCCACCAGGAAGAAGTCGGGCCCGTTCGGCTCACGCCGCAGCAGTGCCATCGGCATTGAGAACATACAGGAGGTGCAGGAGAAAAG GCCTGGTGCTGAATCCCCCCGCTGCCCCCATGTGCCCCGCAGGGAGAGCCCCCCAGCTGGCCAGAAGACCCCAGACAGCGGGCACGTCTCACAGGAGCCCAAGTCGGAGAACTCATCCACTCAGAGCTCCCCAGAGATGCCCACGACCAAAAACAG AGCGGAGACAGCAGCTCAGAGAGCAGAAGTGCTGAAGGACTTCTCCCGCTCCTCGTCCAGTGCCAGCAGCTTCGCCAGCGTCGTGGAGGAAGCAGAGGGTGTGGACGGGGATGATACAGGCCTg gaGAGTGTCTCATCCTCGGGGACGCCCCACAAGCGGGACTCCTTCATCTATAGCACCTGGCTGGAGGACAGTGTCAGCACCACAAGTGGGGGCAGCTCCCCAG
- the RAP1GAP gene encoding rap1 GTPase-activating protein 1 isoform X3, translated as MSGRKRSFTFGAYGGVDKSFTPHRSAWRSDGQNQRFPQALDLPRVDLAPSQTASLHPKNTDLFEMIEKMQGSRMDEQRCSFPPPLKTEEDYIPYPSVHEVLGREGPFPLILLPQFGGYWIEGTNHEITSIPETEPLQSPTAKVKLECNPTARIYRKHFLGKEHFNYYSLDTALGHLVFSLKYDVIGDQEHLRLLLRAKCRTYHDVIPISCLTEFPNVVQMAKLVCEDVNVDRFYPVLYPKASRLIVTFDEHVISNNFKFGVIYQKLGQTSEEELFSTNEESPAFVEFLEFLGQKVKLQDFKGFRGGLDVTHGQTGTESVYCNFRNKEIMFHVSTKLPYTEGDAQQLQRKRHIGNDIVAVVFQDENTPFVPDMIASNFLHAYVVVQAESGGPDGPLYKVSVTARDDVPFFGPPLPDPAVFRKGPEFQEFLLTKLINAEYACYKAEKFAKLEERTRAALLETLYEELHIHSQSMMGLGGDEDKMENGGGGGGFFESFKRVIRSRSQSMDAMGLSNKKPNTVSTSHSGSFAPNNPDLAKAAGISLIVPGKSPTRKKSGPFGSRRSSAIGIENIQEVQEKRESPPAGQKTPDSGHVSQEPKSENSSTQSSPEMPTTKNRAETAAQRAEVLKDFSRSSSSASSFASVVEEAEGVDGDDTGLESVSSSGTPHKRDSFIYSTWLEDSVSTTSGGSSPGPSRSPHPDAGKSGDPACPEIKIQLEASEQHMPQLGC; from the exons ATGAGCGGCCGGAAGCGCAGCTTCACCTTCGGGGCCTACGGAGG GGTGGACAAGTCCTTCACCCCTCACCGGAGTGCGTG gagGAGTGATGGGCAGAACCAGCGCTTCCCTCAGGCACTAGACCTGCCACGAGTGGACTTAGCTCCCTCCCAGACTGCTTCACTCCACCCTAAG AACACAGATCTGTTTGAGATGATTGAAAAGATGCAG GGAAGCAGGATGGATGAACAGCGATGCTCCTTCCCACCACCCCTCAAA ACGGAGGAGGACTACATTCCCTACCCGAGCGTCCACGAG GTCCTGGGGCGAGAAGGGCCCTTCCCCCTCATCCTGCTGCCCCAGTTTGGGGGCTACTGGATTGAAGGCACCAATCACGAAATCACCAGCATCCCGGAGACAGAGCCGCTGCAGTCACCCACGGCCAAGGTGAAGCTGGAATGCAACCCCACCGCCCGCATCTACCGCAAGCACTTTCTTGGCAAG GAGCATTTTAATTACTACTCACTGGACACCGCCCTGGGCCACCTTGTCTTCTCACTCAAGTATGATGTCATCGGGGACCAGGAACACCTGCGTCTGCTGCTCAg GGCCAAGTGCCGGACATACCATGACGTCATCCCCATCTCCTGCCTCACTGAGTTCCCCAACGTGGTCCAGATGGCAAAG CTGGTGTGTGAAGACGTGAATGTGGATCGATTCTATCCTGTGCTCTACCCCAAG GCCTCCCGCCTCATTGTCACCTTCGACGAGCATGTCATCAGCAATAACTTCAAGTTCGGAGTCATTTATCAGAAGCTTGGGCAG ACCTCCGAGGAAGAACTCTTCAGCACCAACGAGGAGAGCCCCGCCTTCGTGGAGTTCCTCGAATTCCTTGGCCAGAAGGTCAAACTGCAGGACTTTAAGGG GTTCCGAGGAGGCCTGGACGTGACCCACGGGCAGACGGGAACCGAGTCTGTGTACTGCAACTTCCGCAACAAGGAGATCATGTTTCACGTGTCCACCAAGCTGCCCTACACAGAAGGGGACGCCCAGCAG TTGCAGCGGAAGCGGCACATCGGGAACGACATCGTGGCTGTGGTCTTCCAGGACGAGAACACGCCCTTTGTGCCGGACATGATTGCATCCAACTTTCTGCATGCCTATGTGGTGGTGCAGGCCGAGAGTGGGGGCCCCGATGGCCCCCTGTACAAG GTCTCCGTCACTGCGAGAGACGATGTGCCCTTCTTCGGGCCACCCCTCCCGGACCCTGCTGTGTTCAGGAAG GGGCCTGAGTTCCAGGAATTTTTGCTGACAAAACTGATCAATGCTGAATACGCTTGCTACAAGGCAGAGAAGTTTGCCAAACTAGAG GAGCGGACACGGGCCGCCCTCCTGGAGACGCTCTATGAGGAACTGCACATCCACAGCCAGTCCATGATGGGCCTGGGTGGAGACGAGGACAAGATGGAGaacggcggcgggggcggcggcttCTTCGAGTCCTTCAAG CGGGTCATCCGGAGCCGCAGCCAGTCCATGGATGCCATGGGGCTGAGCAACAAGAAGCCCAACACGGTGTCCACCAGCCACAGCGGGAGCTTTGCGCCCAACAACCCGGACCTGGCCAAGGCGGCTGGAATA TCCCTGATTGTCCCTGGAAAGAGCCCCACCAGGAAGAAGTCGGGCCCGTTCGGCTCACGCCGCAGCAGTGCCATCGGCATTGAGAACATACAGGAGGTGCAGGAGAAAAG GGAGAGCCCCCCAGCTGGCCAGAAGACCCCAGACAGCGGGCACGTCTCACAGGAGCCCAAGTCGGAGAACTCATCCACTCAGAGCTCCCCAGAGATGCCCACGACCAAAAACAG AGCGGAGACAGCAGCTCAGAGAGCAGAAGTGCTGAAGGACTTCTCCCGCTCCTCGTCCAGTGCCAGCAGCTTCGCCAGCGTCGTGGAGGAAGCAGAGGGTGTGGACGGGGATGATACAGGCCTg gaGAGTGTCTCATCCTCGGGGACGCCCCACAAGCGGGACTCCTTCATCTATAGCACCTGGCTGGAGGACAGTGTCAGCACCACAAGTGGGGGCAGCTCCCCAG
- the RAP1GAP gene encoding rap1 GTPase-activating protein 1 isoform X2, which yields MSGRKRSFTFGAYGGVDKSFTPHRSAWRSDGQNQRFPQALDLPRVDLAPSQTASLHPKNTDLFEMIEKMQGSRMDEQRCSFPPPLKTEEDYIPYPSVHEVLGREGPFPLILLPQFGGYWIEGTNHEITSIPETEPLQSPTAKVKLECNPTARIYRKHFLGKEHFNYYSLDTALGHLVFSLKYDVIGDQEHLRLLLRAKCRTYHDVIPISCLTEFPNVVQMAKLVCEDVNVDRFYPVLYPKASRLIVTFDEHVISNNFKFGVIYQKLGQTSEEELFSTNEESPAFVEFLEFLGQKVKLQDFKGFRGGLDVTHGQTGTESVYCNFRNKEIMFHVSTKLPYTEGDAQQLQRKRHIGNDIVAVVFQDENTPFVPDMIASNFLHAYVVVQAESGGPDGPLYKVSVTARDDVPFFGPPLPDPAVFRKGPEFQEFLLTKLINAEYACYKAEKFAKLEERTRAALLETLYEELHIHSQSMMGLGGDEDKMENGGGGGGFFESFKRVIRSRSQSMDAMGLSNKKPNTVSTSHSGSFAPNNPDLAKAAGISLLIPGKSASRFGRRGSAIGIGTVEESLIVPGKSPTRKKSGPFGSRRSSAIGIENIQEVQEKRESPPAGQKTPDSGHVSQEPKSENSSTQSSPEMPTTKNRAETAAQRAEVLKDFSRSSSSASSFASVVEEAEGVDGDDTGLESVSSSGTPHKRDSFIYSTWLEDSVSTTSGGSSPGPSRSPHPDAGKSGDPACPEIKIQLEASEQHMPQLGC from the exons ATGAGCGGCCGGAAGCGCAGCTTCACCTTCGGGGCCTACGGAGG GGTGGACAAGTCCTTCACCCCTCACCGGAGTGCGTG gagGAGTGATGGGCAGAACCAGCGCTTCCCTCAGGCACTAGACCTGCCACGAGTGGACTTAGCTCCCTCCCAGACTGCTTCACTCCACCCTAAG AACACAGATCTGTTTGAGATGATTGAAAAGATGCAG GGAAGCAGGATGGATGAACAGCGATGCTCCTTCCCACCACCCCTCAAA ACGGAGGAGGACTACATTCCCTACCCGAGCGTCCACGAG GTCCTGGGGCGAGAAGGGCCCTTCCCCCTCATCCTGCTGCCCCAGTTTGGGGGCTACTGGATTGAAGGCACCAATCACGAAATCACCAGCATCCCGGAGACAGAGCCGCTGCAGTCACCCACGGCCAAGGTGAAGCTGGAATGCAACCCCACCGCCCGCATCTACCGCAAGCACTTTCTTGGCAAG GAGCATTTTAATTACTACTCACTGGACACCGCCCTGGGCCACCTTGTCTTCTCACTCAAGTATGATGTCATCGGGGACCAGGAACACCTGCGTCTGCTGCTCAg GGCCAAGTGCCGGACATACCATGACGTCATCCCCATCTCCTGCCTCACTGAGTTCCCCAACGTGGTCCAGATGGCAAAG CTGGTGTGTGAAGACGTGAATGTGGATCGATTCTATCCTGTGCTCTACCCCAAG GCCTCCCGCCTCATTGTCACCTTCGACGAGCATGTCATCAGCAATAACTTCAAGTTCGGAGTCATTTATCAGAAGCTTGGGCAG ACCTCCGAGGAAGAACTCTTCAGCACCAACGAGGAGAGCCCCGCCTTCGTGGAGTTCCTCGAATTCCTTGGCCAGAAGGTCAAACTGCAGGACTTTAAGGG GTTCCGAGGAGGCCTGGACGTGACCCACGGGCAGACGGGAACCGAGTCTGTGTACTGCAACTTCCGCAACAAGGAGATCATGTTTCACGTGTCCACCAAGCTGCCCTACACAGAAGGGGACGCCCAGCAG TTGCAGCGGAAGCGGCACATCGGGAACGACATCGTGGCTGTGGTCTTCCAGGACGAGAACACGCCCTTTGTGCCGGACATGATTGCATCCAACTTTCTGCATGCCTATGTGGTGGTGCAGGCCGAGAGTGGGGGCCCCGATGGCCCCCTGTACAAG GTCTCCGTCACTGCGAGAGACGATGTGCCCTTCTTCGGGCCACCCCTCCCGGACCCTGCTGTGTTCAGGAAG GGGCCTGAGTTCCAGGAATTTTTGCTGACAAAACTGATCAATGCTGAATACGCTTGCTACAAGGCAGAGAAGTTTGCCAAACTAGAG GAGCGGACACGGGCCGCCCTCCTGGAGACGCTCTATGAGGAACTGCACATCCACAGCCAGTCCATGATGGGCCTGGGTGGAGACGAGGACAAGATGGAGaacggcggcgggggcggcggcttCTTCGAGTCCTTCAAG CGGGTCATCCGGAGCCGCAGCCAGTCCATGGATGCCATGGGGCTGAGCAACAAGAAGCCCAACACGGTGTCCACCAGCCACAGCGGGAGCTTTGCGCCCAACAACCCGGACCTGGCCAAGGCGGCTGGAATA TCATTGCTTATTCCTGGGAAAAGTGCGAGTAGATTCGGACGCCGGGGCAGTGCCATAGGCATAGGAACCGTGGAAGAG TCCCTGATTGTCCCTGGAAAGAGCCCCACCAGGAAGAAGTCGGGCCCGTTCGGCTCACGCCGCAGCAGTGCCATCGGCATTGAGAACATACAGGAGGTGCAGGAGAAAAG GGAGAGCCCCCCAGCTGGCCAGAAGACCCCAGACAGCGGGCACGTCTCACAGGAGCCCAAGTCGGAGAACTCATCCACTCAGAGCTCCCCAGAGATGCCCACGACCAAAAACAG AGCGGAGACAGCAGCTCAGAGAGCAGAAGTGCTGAAGGACTTCTCCCGCTCCTCGTCCAGTGCCAGCAGCTTCGCCAGCGTCGTGGAGGAAGCAGAGGGTGTGGACGGGGATGATACAGGCCTg gaGAGTGTCTCATCCTCGGGGACGCCCCACAAGCGGGACTCCTTCATCTATAGCACCTGGCTGGAGGACAGTGTCAGCACCACAAGTGGGGGCAGCTCCCCAG